gaCCTTGATTCAGTTGAAGGAAATGCCTGTTGGCCCTGATCTTCCAAGCTCAAGACCTTCAGGTGACATTCTCACATTTTTTAAGCATAAGTGATTATTGACAGACTCTCCCCAGTTGGACTTCACCACTGCACCTCGAAACATTATTATTAGTCAGACCACTTTGCTATCATGTGTTCAGAACTCTATTTTAGAATTCAATAACAATACCATTTTTAACAGTTAACGTATTTTTGTTTCAactgtaaatgtgtttttgttttggatttttATATTTCTAGCTATTTACGGATTTTATTCTCTTTACTGTGGCTGTCATTTCACAAAAAAATTTCAGCAGATGTTTTATGTACTGTATGTTTTTGGGAGGGGTAGAATGGGGGGAGACACTGTACTGTAGTATAATTCGTTGAAAGCATGTAACaagtattattttttaaaattcacagaaaaaagtgaaaagtgcttTTAAGTGCTCACAATTCAGACACGTGTGTTGAAAAATGAAACtgtgtttttaattttcttctttaatTTCTTTCTCTGCCATTGCAATACTGTTGCATTTCTTATAACAACATAATTTCTTTAAGTGTAATAAAGAAAAAGTCACTGTAACTACATTTGACATATGCACAAATTTATGTTTCATCCCTCTGAAAATAGAACCTAAAATTACATTAAGTGATTGCATTTGGGCGAGAAAAAACTGTGAACCCTGAAATATTAAGTGCTTTATTCCACATAACACTTAGCATGTTGCTCTTTGTATTTAAGGAGTTACAAAAGAAAGAGGAATGGATTTGCTTTATTTTAGGAAAAACTTCAGTCTTGTTGCAACCTAATGACTTAATTACTTGAAACATCTGCAAAGGATTCTATAAATAGGTTTTGGGTCTGGTTCAGCAGCCTTCACAGTCACGCAGAAGATGACAAATGTCCAACAAGGGTTCTTTTTTCTTAGTTAATGTCATTATTATTGTATTGTAattattgtgtgtgtggatgCTTGTATGTGTTTAAGGTACAATTAGCTGCAAACTTTCAACAATGAATAATTCAAAAAAACAATTCATTATGTTTATGTGGGTGTACTACATACATGCCCATAAATTTAGTTTATGACGTTTGAAATTTATGTTTTCTGGAAATTTCTCCTCCATACAGCATTGCGACTTATGTGGAATCACAGAAGACTATTTGATCAATGAGCTGGTGAGCTTTTATTGGTTTCTTTAAATTCGACCATACACCACACATGGGCAACAACAAGCTCGCTTTATTTATACTGTCACCTGCCAGGACGGACATTAAAAATATGAGAAATTACACAATTAGGCCAAAATACACTCATTGTGAGAGCTTAGGGAAGGACCAAGTGCAACGTGTTGCCAAGTTTGATTTTAATACATCTGgatttatgttaaaaaaaaaaaaaaaaaatgggcggGGATTACATTAGCTATAATGTTCGTCTGCAGCAAAAACTCCCAAGTTATTTGAGTCGGCACAGTTTTCTTAACTGTAGCAATAATGCAATACATATGTGTTTATTTACAAATAACAGTTTTTATATAATCTATAGTCTAAATCACCAACCACAACATTTGGTTTAACTGCAGAGCTTAAATAGATGTAATACAAGATTTGTTTCAAACATCTGCCTTTTCAAGTTGAACAATGTTTAATGCAGTTCCTATAACAAAGTTGCTGTGGCAGAGATTCAATACATGTTCTTGTTACATGGTGCCTAACCATTTTGTACAACACCCATAAGAGATCTTGTAGCTGTATGTGTCATGTTCTGCCGGAATTGAGGTAATGAAGCTGTTTGTGTATAGCAGAGAAAAACTTGCAATGAATATCAGTTCTACACCTTTTTGCAGTCTTTTATGGATGCGAATGTCTTCACAGGATCTTCTTTGATCATGCTTGTGTTCATTCGACACAAATAAATGCTTTGCATGCAGGTGCAAGTCAGTGGCGTGTGAAATTTGCTAGATGCCCGAGGTAATTGGCCGCGTATTATGCTACAGAAGATTATTTAGTCAATTAGGGAGTGGAATTTTTTGAGCTTGATGAATATTTCCATCAGTGGAAATTTTCGAGTTTGATGAATATTTCTATCAAAAGCGGATTGATGCCCAAACAGCCAATAGTTGTACCGGCACACTGTCATTCAAAATTTTCATTGACCGGTGGATGTCTGACACTGtgagttgcccccccccccaactctgcACACCCCTTGTTAAATGTGTATCTATACGAGCATGCTTCAAACGTGATGAGGCCCGAGGCGCAGGACTGAGAAAGCTCTGCGGTGTTTGCGCAAAAGTAAACGGATCTTGTCGTCGTCAGAGTCTGGATCCAGGGGCTTGTTGTACTCCTCGTCCTCCACCTCGTTGTCCGAGGTCTCCCCAGCCTGCCCCGAGTGGGCTTGCGTGGAGCTAGGCTCGGACGCGCTCTTCTTCCTCCACTTGGTGCGACGGTTTTGgaaccaaacctacagacaGAAGGACAGGTTCTGTCACAATGGCACACACCCGTTGGAAGTTTTGAAAGTTATGGCTTATAAATGgtctataataataatgacagtcGCATAACCAGCCCAGCCTGTTGAAAATATTTGATCGTTTAATGGAAACAGAATACATATTTGATCGTTTAATGGAAACACTCATTTGAATAAACTTCTAAAGAGTAAAGTAatgtcaaacaaaaataaaagaaacttACTTGCAGCATCTAAGCAAACAGAATAAGCACCGGATGGAAATCTCACCTTAACTTGAGATTCAGTCATGCCTAAAGAATAAGCCAGTCTGGCCCGCTCAGGCCCTGCCAAATATTTAGTCTGCTCAAAAGTCTTCTCCAGCGCAAAGATCTGATGTCCACTGAAGGTTGGCCTGGTGTGCTTCTTCCGACCCGACATCTCCACCAAAGGACCACCTGAAAACAGCCGAAATTGAAACTATGAATATTTAaggcaatttttttatttaattagaaATCATTTGTGAATGAGTTAAAGACAAATTACATTGCCCCAGACAAAAAAAACTTCTTAATTTGAGTAAGATACATTTATTAATTACGTAAACTGCGGTGCTAATAAGCGCACTGCTCAAATCTGGGGTTTTTTAATCAGAATTGCAAGTTAACTTAAAGATTAATTTTTGCACTGATTCTGCATCTCCTCTTGTGTTTTTCCTCAAGCACAGCAGgttatactactactactaataataataatcaaataataaatatagttagaatgataataataattaatataattagaatgataataattataataatattttaaGATTAAGGGCTAGGTTAAGcaacatgcttttttttctgaaacagcTGTAAATTACAATGCATGGTAAAATGAGTACTGTGCAAGGTTTCAGACATATTCAAAATATCTCAAAAACCTACTTACGAAAAAAGGTAAAGACATTTGTAGTCAGtgttaaaaatactttttggggACTCATAAAGTCAACTCTAAGCAAAATTTGTTGTTGATCAATGTGGTTCAGAACATTTGCAAAGCAAAACAATATTGGCCATCTTTTTGCTGGCCAATCAATCTCTAGGCACATCAACCATAGGTGACATACTCACGGCCCTttcttattatatattattatattcctGATTTAATAAAAAATTATATCACGCCTAAAAAATACTATGCCAACAAATGAACTCTATGGGATTTACACAAAAGTATAGAAATGATTGTAATTTGTAGTTGTAAGAGACTTAAACATTACGCCATAACAACAACTTGGACAAActgcacaacaaaaacaaaaatccaacaAAGATTAAATGTCATCATATAAATTGAAATATGCTTGCCCTTTGTCAGACAATATATTTCTTCTTGCAAGGctatttaaaacttttttttcccttaaacAGCTTTCTAAAGTGTAATAATATTTGATTGGAGTGGGGACTCACTGTTGGCGCACTGCTGCTTGCCTCCTCTCCAGTCGCAGCCGCTTTCGGCccagcagctcaagccgcggccctTCATGGGGCACTCGGTGCCGGTCTTGGCCAAAGCATTCAAGGTGGAGCTGTAGTCCCGGCCATAATACATGGACGTGCTGGAGACAGGTGGGCCAAACCCCCCCACGGTAGAGTAGCCGGGGAGTAAAGTGTTTGTGGTGCCCGTGGAgcccacccccaccatggagcgGCTCAGAATGTCACTGATGCCATGCGGAGTCCCGGGTGGCAGCTGGCTGCTGAGGCCCGAGTTGAGCTTGTAGAAAGAGTTTGGTACCGAGTACTGGCATACTGGCGCCTTAATCTCGCTGGTAAACTGGTTGAGGCTGTTGTTGAACAGGAAAGAACTTTGGATATTTGGATCCATGGGAAGACTTGGTCTCAGCAAACTCCAATAAGATCCAGTCAGGACCTTCTTGATGACCTACCACACAAACAAGCAAGGTTTGTTATAACGGAGGTCCAAATGCTGATAGATGAGATCAGCTGCTCACTGTTCGCCCTCACCTCTCGGTCGCCATAATGAGCCTGGCCACGGGTCCGCGCAGTGTGAGACGCTGCGTCCAACTGATGCAGGTAGCCTTACATATCATACATAAGAAGCATCTGGGCATCTGGACGGGGACATTGATAAAGACAGGCCACATTCGAATGCTGCCCGGGATTGGCCTTAGCCACTGGGCTTCGCCATTGGTTGCTTGGTGAGGGGAAAGGGGACCTGTAATTGGACGGCTGCAGATTAATGACCTTTTGAACAGGTGTAGGGGGAACAAGTAGATTTTTCTTGATGGCCTGATGTGCTTGAGCAAGGGTGACTGGGGAGACTCTTTTGAGCCTTGTTTTACCTCTCGGGAAACGCATTTAGTTTTTGTATGACTTTTAAGTGCACATACATAAGTGTAGACTAAAGATGTGTCCACCATGAAAAATAGTTTGAAGTAGTAGTTTGGGAATGAACGTAAAATGTTTCATGTTTCGTGACATGTTCAGAAGTTGAAATGATCAATTCAGAACAACAACATTGCAAAATGTAGATGTCTTTACAGTCAGACATACTGAGCACATGTTTTCCTGCAAATTTAGCTGCATTTCAAACAAAACTGTATTGCTCACAGTggtatctttttgtttttgcactcaGGGAAAATGCTGCTGTATTTTGCTGCACAAAATAAAGACCTTTGAACATCATTATTCAAATCTGACTTTATTTATTCTAGTAAAATAAGGAATTTGTTATCTCCAACATTCATATGATgacacttaaaacatttttttcattccaaTGAGATCATACAGTGCCTTGCAAATCCTCTTGTTTCTGTGAAACAGTCATGTGATTTAATCACGGTagaaaagaggaagaaaaagtTTGTAACTTTCCGACGGATGCCTCTTGGATTCGTGCCCAGCCAATCAGAGTGAAGAGATTGTAAAGGGGACGCTCTTGGAGAAATCACATGACGCACACTTTCATTTTCGAAACTGCTCCGCAAAATGCGTGAGCAATTTCCGGGTCATGTTTTGTACTAAACTTGTTTCCCATTGCTTATTCATAGAAGTAATTTCGTGTCTTGCAACAAATATCTTTTTAACGTATTTGACCTTTATCAGTTTCCTGAAACATAAATGTACACATAAACACCTGTACACACACTGTGATAAGGGGGAGGAGAAGGTAAATTTCCAAAGCGTGGGCTTTTCCCTTGGCCCCTCCCCTCTCATTTCCCTTATTATTTTAAGCATGATGGTAGTCAAATGATGCAAACGTTCACTTTCATTAAAGAACTGGAATCAACCTGTTCTGCCGGTGCACTAAAACAACATAATGAAGATCAGGACGATTGGTGagatttctctttctctttaatTTACAGAAATGCAATATTTGCACATTAGAACAACACAGTTAAATCTGATTATGTGTGATTTGTATGCATTTTGTTTGctttccttttttccccctcttctaTATTCAGTTGCAGTAATAAACACTTTTAAACTGTAAAAAGACTTCTCAATTCAGTTGGAGtaataaatgtttttaaatgaataaCTTTCTGACAATCTGTCAATCAAAACACAAGCTTAATATGTTTGTGCAGACAACTTATATGTTGGATATAATTGGACTGGAGGTGCACCTAATGTAGTGGCCATATAaggtgaaaacaaacaaacaattgttATTGTTGCTCTGAGTAATCTGATGAAATGATCTGTgtaaaatgcaaaaataattGTTGCTGTACTCCCAGAATGCACAGTAGACAGCTATAGGGTCCTTAAAGCCCACA
This portion of the Syngnathus scovelli strain Florida chromosome 3, RoL_Ssco_1.2, whole genome shotgun sequence genome encodes:
- the nkx6.3 gene encoding homeobox protein Nkx-6.3, translating into MDPNIQSSFLFNNSLNQFTSEIKAPVCQYSVPNSFYKLNSGLSSQLPPGTPHGISDILSRSMVGVGSTGTTNTLLPGYSTVGGFGPPVSSTSMYYGRDYSSTLNALAKTGTECPMKGRGLSCWAESGCDWRGGKQQCANSGPLVEMSGRKKHTRPTFSGHQIFALEKTFEQTKYLAGPERARLAYSLGMTESQVKVWFQNRRTKWRKKSASEPSSTQAHSGQAGETSDNEVEDEEYNKPLDPDSDDDKIRLLLRKHRRAFSVLRLGPHHV